The following coding sequences are from one Pseudomonadota bacterium window:
- a CDS encoding acyl-CoA thioesterase has translation MSEGRPVSQSRVEMTHIVMPNDANPLGTVFGGRVMEWVDICGAIAAQRHCRTPVVLAGLDSMSFYHPIQVGHIAMLWASVNFVSNTSLEVGVKVVSENPLTGERKHTSSAYLTYVSLDAQGKRQHVAPLIAETDEERRRFADGNRRRHLRLATRPQAESPR, from the coding sequence ATGAGCGAGGGACGCCCCGTCTCGCAGTCTCGGGTCGAGATGACCCACATCGTGATGCCCAACGATGCCAACCCGCTCGGCACGGTCTTCGGTGGCCGGGTGATGGAGTGGGTCGACATCTGCGGCGCCATCGCGGCCCAGCGCCACTGTCGAACACCTGTTGTGCTTGCGGGCCTCGACTCCATGAGCTTCTACCATCCCATCCAGGTGGGTCACATCGCCATGCTGTGGGCCAGCGTGAACTTCGTCTCGAACACCTCGCTCGAGGTGGGCGTCAAGGTCGTCTCCGAGAACCCTCTGACGGGAGAGCGAAAGCACACGTCGAGCGCCTATCTGACGTACGTCTCGCTCGATGCCCAGGGCAAGCGTCAGCACGTGGCCCCCTTGATCGCCGAGACCGACGAAGAGCGCCGGCGCTTCGCTGACGGCAACCGACGCAGGCATCTGCGCCTGGCCACGCGCCCCCAGGCTGAATCGCCGAGATGA
- a CDS encoding cob(I)yrinic acid a,c-diamide adenosyltransferase yields the protein MRITKVVTKTGDGGETALAGGRRVRKSAQRVCAYGEVDELNSLVGVIRAFTPPETIDKMLERVQHQLFVVGADLATPPDVAGTRVEVDVEVAEVESWIETLMEITDPLREFVLPGGGQVGAHLQLARAVARRAERTAVGMQDEGAVSESVLVYLNRLSDLLFVMARAANALESAPETLARFKKG from the coding sequence ATGAGAATCACGAAAGTTGTCACAAAGACCGGCGACGGCGGCGAGACCGCACTGGCCGGTGGGCGTCGTGTGCGAAAGAGCGCGCAGCGCGTGTGCGCCTATGGCGAGGTCGATGAGCTGAACTCACTCGTGGGCGTGATCCGCGCCTTCACCCCGCCAGAGACCATCGACAAGATGCTCGAACGCGTGCAGCATCAGCTGTTCGTCGTGGGCGCCGACCTCGCTACCCCCCCAGACGTGGCAGGCACCCGTGTTGAGGTAGACGTCGAGGTTGCAGAGGTCGAGAGCTGGATCGAGACCCTGATGGAGATCACCGATCCGCTTCGAGAGTTCGTCCTTCCCGGCGGCGGACAGGTGGGCGCCCACCTTCAGCTCGCTCGCGCCGTTGCCCGTCGCGCGGAGCGCACCGCCGTCGGCATGCAGGACGAAGGAGCGGTGAGCGAGTCGGTGCTCGTCTATCTCAACCGGCTCTCCGATCTGCTGTTCGTCATGGCGAGGGCCGCCAACGCATTGGAGAGCGCGCCCGAGACACTGGCGCGCTTCAAGAAAGGATAG